The following nucleotide sequence is from Pagrus major chromosome 16, Pma_NU_1.0.
AGGTCGTCCCGCAGAGCTACACGCACACACGAGAGTCATTAGGACAGGAAACGAAACTGAGGtcgatgaaaaatgaaatggcaaaaaaactgaatattgaTTGATACCCTGGGAGTCCAGCGCCAGGTTTTTGGATCCGTCTGGACCTTCAAACACCACAGAGTCCTCAATCTGCTGCACCAGCAGCTTCAGGAAATACTGCCTGGCTGTGTTGCTGTCCTGGAGGCTGCTGGGAAATGAAGTCCGTCTGTAATCTTTGAACCTGGTCAGATACGGCAGAGTTGATGAGAGGAGACAAATGAAAACGACCAGATgaaaatgaagatgatgaagttTGTCGTCCACTCACCTgacagacagagtgtgtgtggggtcGAAGTCGGCCCTCCTCACCAGCTCCACACCGGCAGCCAGAGCCCGATCCCCACTCACCTCCACCTGGACACTGAGGGGGAGGAGCTGAGGCACCAACGCCTGCAGGACCTCTTTAGGTGATCCACATGCAACAGGTAACGACGGCCTGACACAGAAAGAGATTTCATCTAAATGTCAGTCAAGTTTAAAGGATCATTCCTGCTTTTTTATTCCTCTCAATTTCAGGAGCAGCCTCGTGATAAAGCAGGTAACCACACAGGTGTGTTTTGTCCAGTAACTGAACCAGGTAAGAGAGGTTTAAGTACGGCTGATGGAGGACAGGCGTGTGAGATCTGTGTACCTCTTACAGCTGATGGGGGTGTGGAAGGAGGACAGGTGCGTTAGGTTTGTCCTCTTACAGCTGATGGGGGTGTGGCTGGAGGACAGGTGGCGTTTAGAAAGCAGACTCCTCCTCTGACCTCCCTGAGGAGACGCGACCAGGGAGGCTGCAGAGGACAAGCACATACAGCATACTTAAACAATATCAATAACTTCAAATAATAAAGACGGTAATCCTAAATGATGTGGattatgttgtgtttataaaTAATTATGATAGAACTCAGAGCAGAGTCATAAACCAGCGGATCAGTCCGTCTATCAGTGACTCAGACCTTTCCCGTCTGTAGCCTGTTGACAGTCACTGCAGGCCCAGTCTCTGGTGTCCAGCTTCAGCCCCGAACACTTCCTGTGAGTCCCTCCAGATCCACACAGCCGGCAGCGAATCACCTCAaaccaactgaaacaaacaagaagGGTCCTCCACAGACTCAGCATCACAGGAGCTTTAGGCTTGTTAAATTCCTAATATTTCTCTGCACCGCTAAAGCGAACCGTTTCACATGTGACCTCATCTTATGAGTGGAATCTGTATTTAGATTGTGAAGGAAGTGAAAGAAATCTCGTACCCGGTCTTGGCGGAGTGTGTGCGTCCGTCATTGCAGAGGCAGGTAAGAGCGTCACAGCGCGTATAAacctccagcagctctgaaTACGCGTTTGCCTCCAACTCCCATGAGGCATCTCTGCAGATAGGAACATATGGAGGattagaaaacattttgttctgccTGACTTCTGTTTCCATCTACCCACAATCCCCTTGTCTTCTGTGGTCTCTCTTACTGTTAGCATTACTGATGATGTTACCTCTCTGGGATGTATATTCCCATCCTGAGCATCTCCTCCTGGAAGTTCTCCTTGTTGTTACACAGAGTGcatctgaagaagaagaggccGGCACTGTGGGCCTgacgctgacacacacaaacacacaatggtCAACTCTACACAACCTGACACGCTTGAAAACTTACAAGAGTAGATAAATGTACATGCTGTTAACCATCCGtacactctgctgctggttttatgGGTCAGTTCATCCAAATCACAAAATTCCAGCATCCAGCATAACTTTACTAGCAGCTCTACTTATCATTTAAACACTAATGCAGACAGTCTGCAGTCTGTGGATGATCCACAGTAACCCGGACGTTTAACCATCTGTGTGGCTGCATGTTACCAAGGTGAGgtggaaaatatgttttttgtagGCAGATGCTTTAGTACGCAGCACAAACAACTgacttaataaaataaacaccacGGTGACACAGCGAGCGTACCTGCACACAGTCCCTGTGGAACCAGCTGGCATGGCAGGACGGACATTTGAGGATGGAGTAGCAAAGGACGGGCTCGATGGAGtccagacagatggagcaggACTGAGGCAGACTGAGGTCTGAacccacacacagagactgagtGGGACTGTGATCCGGACAGAAAGACCTGGACACAAAGACGCAATCTAAGACtgttttttggacaaaaaatcTTTATTCTTATTCAAGCATTGCAAGCATAAGGGTGAGTAGTGTATATGTGGTCATTAGAGTGAGTTTGCTCAGTCTGCATTTTGCCAACGGGTCAGTACATGTATAAAGTAAAGAGACAGTATTACTTTCAGCGGTCGGTTTTAAGATTTTCTCACAGAAGACAAGAAATTACAAGATGGATGAAAGAAATTAGATAAAAGGTTTGTAACAATCTGACCTCAGAAACTCAAATTTCAGActatttaatgacttttaagATCCAGTGCTTATAAAATACGATTTAAGGCTTTTCAAGACTTTTTAAGGACCTGCAGGCACTCATAGTTCTGGTGTcttgatgtggggttgtatgaggtcAGACAGGCCTTTCCTTTGGGACTACATTCCCTCAAAAGTTTTCCGACTGGcaagtttgaacatttttaaagtaacattttgtattttaaggcaaataaaaagttaaatgtaaCAATCAGAGATTTAGATCAATGgagcaaaaaaatcaaaaagtacaatacttcATTTTGCAAGATGTGTTTGTTATGTGACACCTTGAAATaatgaagatgaaaatgatTCATACGTGCCTGAAATGTCAAATTACTACTTACAACAAACTACTTATcgagtttgagtttgagttcTTATCATGttggaaataaatgaataaaggaGTGATTTCAGACACAACTCAGCATTACTTTGTCTCAAATACTCTTCAGACTGAAGAGATGATGATTAAAGTGTTGAATGTGTTGTAAGCAGAACTCACGGGAAGAGTCCAGTGAACTGAGAGATGAACTTCTGTTTCCTCCCACAGGGGAAGTGGATCATCTTCTTGCAGCTTCTGACGTAGCAGCCGACACACGCTCCCTTCTTCTTACAGCAGCAGCacgtctgaaacacacacagcaaacagaaaagaagcagaaaggGTGATTGTCACAATCGGGTTTCAGTGGTCTGGTTCTTACTGGTTTTCTCACTAGTTGTTCTTCTGTgttgatgataaaaataaaattttctCACCAGTCGAGCCGAGCGGCGGATCTCCTGTTTGATGTCGTCCACCAGGAAACCAAAGACGCCCTCGTCCTCCTTTCCTCGCTGGTAAACTCCACAGGACgtcagctgaaacacacacagatgatcaCAGAAACTCGTGTGAAGAACTCAGATGTTGGTTGTTCTAAGTGTTATGATCTCAAGTCTATGAAAAGGCCTCACCAAACATAAGTAGTGAACAGAGAATTTGTGCTCTTTGAGCGTGACTTTTTCTCCAAACATGGCCGGATCATCATCACTGAGCCTGCAGAGGGCACAGCCTGGAGGGAAGGACATCATATCAATATcatagattatatatatatatatatatatatatatatatatattatatatatatatattatatatatatatatatatatatatatatatatatacacttattatttaattattcacaATATGAGACATCATCATCTGGATGTCTTGAAATGTTTGACTAATAATAATTTCTGTACTACTTTACTTTATTGAGAATATACCTTCTCAAAGCACCAACAGTCATCTCCAATCTTTTGCcacattaatattattttttatcgCATTTGGTCACAAATATTGGGAAATGTAATTTTGTCAGTGTTTCCATCACTCTGGACAATGTTTATAACATTAACAATTCCCTTTCCACATATTACTGCTTCATCTTTGGAACATTTAATTACAAACTGCTCGTGAACTATAATTTCAGATTAAAGACCTTCGTGCTGCTCGCTTTGACCTGTTCTGTTCTATAACAGACAGCAGCATCAGAAGCTCCAGTAAAACATTGATTATAGTGATCATGCGAAAATCAGTCAGACGTGTGAAGCTGTCGATGACTCACACTGCTCcgggctgctgctgccgccgtcTGAGCCCGACAACCTCCTCGCcttcttcttcatgttgatGTGAAGCGACCCtgcaggggtcagaggtcaaatcTATTGAGCTTTTCAtccacacaaaaacattaagacACCCTGCTGGGTCCAACTGCAACTAAATCAATTGAAATTCAGATTTGTCAAAACTCGCAggaactttattttaaattctagTGGAGATCAAAACACTTTGGGAGAAAGTTTGTAAAattatgtacaaaaaaaatctacacatacatatttatttacagcCTTTGGGTTTGAATTCATtctgaaacaattagtcgacTAGTTGccaataaaactttaaatttaTTGAGCAAAAATCCCTGATCAGTGTctttaatgtgaggattttctgttttgttatgaatttttaaccattttctgaAATTATTGCATTTAAACAATTCATAAAAAAGCTcaatttaaataacaaatatatcGCACAGTGTAAACATTTATAACTTCAATAATTTGAAGGAGGTTGAAGTATAAAAGTGCACAGCCAGGTAATTATTTATACACTAAGATTATTTTAATTCGGTTTggtaaatattattattatcacctCCAATAAGAAAATGTACAACTATGATAGTTTTACTACCTGTATTGTGTAGAAACAGTGTGGTAACAATATTGTGATAATCAAtagtttggtctataaaacgtcaacagaaaaagagagagaggaagttttttaaatgtcttgttttcagtAACAgattcagtttactgtgatattaaacacagaaaatcctaataatcaatattttcaattAGCTTTGGCTGGATCGATTAATCATAATCAAAATGGTTCCGGAAAGTTAAATTCAGATGAACTGGATGGTAGcgaatgaataaaagaaaataaactaagCTACGCTAATATTATGCTAATCTAACTAGTTATGCAACTGTTCAGTATAAACTGAGACAAGTGACACAACGTTAAACACAACGAAGTGACGTTAACGTTATGATACACACGCTTATCATAAATATCTGAACCAGCAGCTTTCTAAATGTGATAAAAACGtataaaacatcaaatgtaAGACAGACGTGCAGTTTTACTTCCTCGGAGGCTGATGAAACAAACGTTGGGGGAGAAAATGTCGGACTTTTCTTCAGCAACAAGCGAAAAGAGGTTGTCAGGAAAACGTTAAATGAAGAACCTACTTTACATTCAGCGCTGAAGAGTTTCAGGCTTCGCTCATTTTCGTGTCGTTTTGTGGAGATTTATTCcgacagtttgtgtttatttgtgattAACGCCGTCGAGTTTTAAATTTCcctctttcaaaacaaaaggacGTCATTTCCGCttccgcttcttcttcttctgcggCTGCAGGAGTTCTGCTGCGATCTTTATCCGGTTTGCTGCTGTAGCGCCCCCTCATGGCCGGCTGGTTATTACCTCGCAGGTGACCTCTCTCAGGTGATTAACACACGAACAaccacattattattatcacaaaTAATGCGGTTCTTAATGTAATGACTTTTACTGACGATGATAATAAATAGAAGCTACAAAGAAACATGTTATTCTGAAGAACCAAACCTGACCGCCAGTTCAGAGCAGGACCATGTTGTGGAAATCATTtcttaactttatttaaataaaaaataaaaaataaaaaatcttttcacAGCAAGGCAGAATATAAgatacattttgacttttctatctcataattttgacttttcatctcataacttgactttttatttcattatttttgacttttttaaataataattttgactttttattttataattttgactttttaccTTATAATCTTGACTTGAATCactgaaacactgtttgaagcttgaaaggtggcagggtccgccacatatcaacaaagtaaaacagtataaattgcttactcagtttattcagtcatgaagacaaagaaagtgcacctttaagtgttcACAAACTCTTTTGCTTTTAATTAAGCAGTATTTTTACCCAATTACTGAACACGAGTACAATCTGTACTTTGAGTTTttcccattttctgctactttatacttcttctccactctatttatttgaaaactttagttactttgcagatgaaaattaacaatacaaaacaaacaataatatgATTAAGtattattatgacttttttatgtaatgttataattttgactttaaaagctaaaatatgtatttgttctctcatcatttttatttaaaagatcAAATTTCTTGTTACAataagtgtttttattctttattgttcccaacttttctctttaaagCTTAAACTTTACATTACCATCTCttcattttgatgcagaaaGAGATTTGGACTTAATTTTGATTTATCGTgagtatttttctcttttcccgGCACAAATGTTCTTCCATACTGGGATGAGTTTGACTCCGAAGTGTTGCTCTGGATGAAAAAGTAGAATAGTTTGTTGAACTTTAGACTTTAACCCTCAGACTCTCCTGTTTGCATGTAAACAGACCTTTATCaccacactcctcctcctcctcctcctcctcctcctcctcctcttcggaCTACCCGATTAcatcatgatgacatcatcactgtttCAGTGTTAAATGGGCTGGGATGGATGTGAGTTACACCACATGCAGGAAAACCATCATTTATCAGGCCTGAACACAGTTTCTGCATCTACATGATCTTTGCTGAAGACTTAATGCCAGACTCCATATGGAAATCTTCCTCTTTTAATATCTCATGCTCAGCAACAAGTTTAAAAAAGTGTTAGAGCTTAATATGAGATGTCAAGCAAATGAATGTAGTCTTACGGTAAATTTGGCTGATACAGTCTGTATTTtaggaaattattattttttgtttctgtcttgaCAAAATGAGACACATTGCAAAATATCAAAAGCGTCTTAAATATGATACATTTATTAGTGGGGTTTGGCATAAGTTTCTTTTAAGGGTCTTGAAAAGTTTAACCTACAAAGTGTTGTGCACATCAATCAGTCAGGAGAGCGACAGTGTAGCTCAGGCTCCATCCAGCAGGGGGCGGTACAGGACACAGAGATGGTAACATGAGCTCTAAATGAACAAAATCTCAACTCAAAGCCCACTTACACACTTCTTGGGGCTTTTAACCGCATCTCACAGTCTTCATCGGTAAATGGAGCTGACTCAGGTGAACTCACATGAGAAAATACAATATGTACATAAAGACAATAACAAGATCTAAGATCACTTGAGCCTTTTTCGCAGCTTTTAACTGCATCTCATGGTCTTCTTCACTGACatcaagtgttttatttttatttttcacaaaaaatctAAAGTAGAGCTTCACCCTCATGTTTTATCTGAGCTTTCAGCCGCATGTCACGGTCTTCATCAGCCAGTTGAACTCCAGCAGGTGTCTCTTAAGTAATAAAGTAATTTCAGCCACATCTCACTGTCTAGTAAGGGAACCTCGAGTTAAGAgtgtaatataaaataaatatagataGATGACAACTCCAACCTCTGAGGAAGAAACGAGATCTGGTCGAAAgctctgaaaacacaaagtcaTCCAGAATTGTTTgagaataagaaataaatatttgatgtcCATTCAGAACTCCATTCAGAATTTGCCAAATTATGAAACTGTTACATATTCAGAGACAGACCCCACAGTCAGCGGCTGTATCTGTTTCTAATAATaaacaaacgtgtgtgtgtgtgtgtgtgtgtatgtgtgtgtgtgtgtgtgtgtgtgtgtgtgtgtgtgtgctccatgCTGCGTCACAGGGGGAAGGGCGGTGCC
It contains:
- the g2e3 gene encoding G2/M phase-specific E3 ubiquitin-protein ligase → MKKKARRLSGSDGGSSSPEQCCALCRLSDDDPAMFGEKVTLKEHKFSVHYLCLLTSCGVYQRGKEDEGVFGFLVDDIKQEIRRSARLTCCCCKKKGACVGCYVRSCKKMIHFPCGRKQKFISQFTGLFPSFCPDHSPTQSLCVGSDLSLPQSCSICLDSIEPVLCYSILKCPSCHASWFHRDCVQRQAHSAGLFFFRCTLCNNKENFQEEMLRMGIYIPERDASWELEANAYSELLEVYTRCDALTCLCNDGRTHSAKTGWFEVIRCRLCGSGGTHRKCSGLKLDTRDWACSDCQQATDGKASLVASPQGGQRRSLLSKRHLSSSHTPISCKRTNLTHLPSLPVACGSPKEVLQALVPQLLPLSVQVEVSGDRALAAGVELVRRADFDPTHTLSVRFKDYRRTSFPSSLQDSNTARQYFLKLLVQQIEDSVVFEGPDGSKNLALDSQALRDDLYFDVGCLLALSLVHGGPPVSFFSRTLYQCLFNYPPNQPLTVTHMTPNTHFSRQVSRIAEAKSLDELKEVMAASWEYLELAGCNQPISSLEEREALVENLVSFTLITRMQLPLQRFREGLQTLGVFDQVQLYPSAFCTVFCEAAVRLTAQAVSRLFTVNFSQQEDKLNRETAVISFWRHFLLECEVGRSSISLQDLLRFATGAGEVPAAGLLPPPSMSFLHPIISSPPGVEQEEGGGGGGGGGAGGEVFQDEGLFPQREPGSKHLLLPVTSSYQAFKSSMEQAISHHVHLLPTES